The Chitinophaga caeni genome segment CATGGATACTTAGGCTGGGGTAGATGTTTGAGCTTTGCAACAAGCGCTTCATGTGAAATAATGGACGACATTTGGATCAACATTTAGGGTTAAAAAATTATAATTAAAAATTAGGGTAAATACGGGTTAAACTAGGTTTCAACGTAATATGACCGGGTCCTAAACATAATGCTGGTTCCGATGTTCAGGTAGAATTAGGGTTAGCCATCGATTGATCGAATGGTTAAGCTAATATAAGCCATTTTGCATTATAATGAAATATATATATCAATTTTCAGGTTTTCGCGCTAAATTCCTATTGCATTGCTATTACTTTCGGGTTGTAAATATTGAAATACCAGCTTATAAAAATTAAGTTCGCCGGGCAGCCGCCGCGTTTATGCCAAAAGAGCCGGGGCAAATTGAAAGAACGTGTAGATAATTCCAAATTGAATATCCTTGTCGTCCGGCTAAAATTGCATTAAATTTATTTGGATTCCTTACCTGGTCAAGGATGTAAGCGAAGGATGATCTATTCAGCCACACCAACAAAACAGTGGAACTTCGCACTGTTAATAGCGAAGCCATACAGTAGTAGAAATGCCAGATCGAGCGATCAAATTGGTGGCCGTAAGGGCCAATTTGTGCCCTTTTTTGGTGCTTTTTGGGGTGAACAAAAAAGTACAAGAAACGAGCCGATGAACATTGAATCGAACTAATGAGGGATCAAATTGCTCCCCGGTTAAAATTTAGTCGGACAATAATGTTTGAATATATTTAATGCAAAATTTATCGCGCAACTCTTCCAATGAAGGCATATTATTGTATTTCTATTTGAAAGTTATACAGCATCATGAACATCAATCCATTGATAAATAACATTTCTCGATTCCTAAAATTAAGTCCTGCCGAAGTTTCAGTATTTGAAAATTTTTGGCTGAGTAAAACCCTGGAGAAAGGAGAGTACCTGTTAAGGGAAGGTAATATTTGCCGCTATGATAATTACCTGCTTTCAGGTGTAGTCAAGGCTTTTTATATCAATGCAGAAAATGGTAAAGAAGAAATTCTCTATTTTGCGGTTGATGATTGGTGGGCCACGGATATAGAAAGTTTCTCAAAACAAAAACCCTCTATATACAACATACAAACTATTAAGAAAACATCGGTCTTACAGATCGATCATCATTCCTTTCAAAAATTATTGTCCGAAATTCCTTCACTGGAAAGGTATTTTAGGATCATATTGGAAGGATATGTTAGCACCTTGCAGAAAAGGATTGTTTATAACAATGTTTTTGATGCTGAACAACGGTATCTCGATTTTTTAGCTAATTACCCCTCTATCGCTTCCAAGGTGCCTCAATATTTGATCGCATCCTACCTGGGGATGTCTGCTGAATTTTTAAGCAGGATCAAAAAAAATAAATTCTCTTGAACTAGGTCAATATTTTTGAACGTAATAATCAAAACATTTGCTTTATAAAAGAATTAAGCAATGAGAAAAATTTTGATTATTAATGCCAGTGTTAGGGATAAGAGGTCCTATAGCCGTAAATTATCCACCCTTTTCGAGGAAAGCTGGAAAGCTAAATATCCCGGCGACTTATTTACCTTCCGGGAAGTGGGCATCAATGTAATTCCAGCGATCGATGAATCCTGGATTGCCGGCGCTTTTATCCATCCAGCCAATAGAACCGGAGAGAATCAAAAAGCTTTGAAACTTAGCAATGAGCTGGTAAAGGAGCTAAAGGAACACGATGTTTACGTGATTGCAACGCCCATGTATAATTGGTCAATACCCAGCGGTTTAAAAGCATACCTGGATCAAGTGATGCGGATCCATGAAACATGGAAGTTTAGATCGGGTGTTCCCGATGGAGATTATGTAGGATTGCTCGATAATAAGAAGGCTTTTATACTCTCCAGTCGCGGGGATACCGGTTATGGGGAAAATGAGAAAAACAGTCATATGAATTTTCAAACTACTTATTTGAAATTTATTCTCGGTATTATGGGAGTAGGTGATGTTACGACTATTTCTCTTGATAACGAAGAATTTGGGGGTGAAATATTCGAGCAATCGAAGGAAGAAATATTCGAAAAAATACGGTCGATCCGGTGAAATATAGCAGGGAATGTCATAGGGGTAGATCCGTCACATCTGTGAACATTCCCTTTTTTAATTTCCATCGGGGCAATGATGGATTTATATTTAGCATTTAATTGAAAAGATAGGATTCCGATCAAATACTTTATCAACTCACCTTGGGCGGATATAATTAATCTTAACGAAGCGGAAAGAATTCCGTAAATTCCACTATCATTGTTTTATTGGGCGTAGAAAAAATTATGATGGATACAACAAATCGAGATGTATTAAAGAGAAGCAAAGAAATTAAGGACGCGTATTTTCAATTCCTTGATACGCATGTTCCGGATGTTATATCGGGGAAGGCGCCCGATTTTATGGAGATTAACCAAATTGCGGCCCAGTTATATATTTCGCATAAACATCTTACGGATACGATCCAGAAGGAAACGGGGCATCATCCCTGTTACTTTTATGATTTAAAAATAATTGAAAGCGCCAAAAAGATGCTGCTAGAAACAGATCGATCCACTTCCGAAATCGCCAGGTTACTGACTTACGATCCTTCCAACTTCTCAAAATTCTTCAAAAAATTTGTTGGCCTTACCCCGGGTCAATTCAGGAAAGAACAACAAAAATAAAGTTCCGAAAAGTTCACCACGATCAACAATCCGGGTTTTGTCATCTTTGTTTTATCTATTTACATATTTAAAATCAATCCAGATGGCAAGAAACGATTTAAAAGGAAAAGTTGTACTAATAGCTGGCGGCGCCAAGAACTTAGGTGGCTTATTAAGCCGTGATTTTGCAGCAAAGGGTGCAAAAGTAGCCATCCATTACAACAGTAATGGCACAAAAGCAGATGCGGAAAAAACATTGGCCGATATCACGAAGAATGGTGGCGAAGCATTTCTTTTTCAAGCTGACTTAACGAAACTTGAAAATATTAAAAAACTCTTTAACGAAACGGTATCTAAGTTCGGGGGAATCGATATCGCGATCAACACGGTCGGGATGGTGCTGAAGAAACCTTTCCTGGAAACAACGGAAGAAGAGTATGATACCATGTTCGATATCAACTCGAAAGTAGCATATTTCTTTATCCAGGAAGCGGGTAGAGCATTGAATGATAATGGGAAAATTTGTACGATCGTTACCTCTCTTTTAGCTGCATACACGGGTTTATATTCCACTTATGCTGGGGCTAAAGCGCCTGTTGAACATTTTACCAGGATGGCATCCAAGGAGTTTGGAAATAGGGGAATATCGGTTACGGGTGTAGCTCCCGGGCCAATGGATACGCCATTTTTCTACGGCCAGGAATCTGATGATGCCGTTGCTTACCATAAATCTGCTTCGGCTTTGGGTGGATTAACGGATATCAAGGACATTGCTCCCTTGATAGAATTTTTGGTAACCGACGGATGGTGGATTACCGGCCAAACCATTTTCGCGAATGGTGGGTACACCACGCGGTAAGGGAAATAGTATTTTGTTCGAGAATGCTAAAGAGGCCGGATCAAAAGTTGATCCGGCCTCTTTTTATTCGTGTACCTGATGGGTACAAATTTTATTTACACGATTGTCAAGGACTGTAAAATACTTTTGATCTAGCCACTTTATTCTTGAATTTTTTCTTGCTTAACCTGGCCAATGAGTCTTGTTTCGAATAATCTTATTTAGAATTTATAGCTGTAACCCAGCCGTATTACCTGGGTTTCATAGTAGTCATCGCTGCTGTATCGGAAGCCGACTCCATCGATTTGCTTTTTAATAACCATCGTATTCAAAAGATCGGTAGCATTCATGACAATTTCTCCCTTTCCCTTCTGAATTGATTTCTTGAGTCCTGCATCCATTGAGAACCTGGCAGAAATCTTTCCCTGCGGAATAATATCCGGCGCCCAGTAAGTTGCGGTTAGTTGTGCATTCCAACTGTTACCCCATCGGAGTGAATTGTTTAGTTTAAGGTTGCCCGATATGGCAGTTTGCAGGTTGGAGGAATAGGGGTTAGGCTCGGGATATAAGTTTTCAACGGAAAAGGCATCGATTTGATTCCTGTAAATATTGCCGTTCAAATTAAATGAATAGTTTTCGGAAACATTTTGGTTCCATATCGCTTCAAAGCCTGTATTGTAGCTTTTCCCTGCATTTTGGAAGATGGCATAAATCAAAGTGCTGCCGGGTATGATACTGGATATTCTCGTTATTGTACCGTTTGCAAAGCGGTGGTATAACGCGGTATACATATAACCTTTCTCCCAGGTGGTTTTATAACCCAGCTCTAAAGAATTAGTAAATTGCGGACGCAGGGCGGGGTTGCCCACCTTGATAATTTCCGCATCGTCATATTTTGGAAAAATACGGATATCAACTTCATTCGGTCTGTCTACCCTACGGTTGTAGGAAACGGAGAGCTTGTTATGATCATCCAGTTTGTAGGCCATCCTTAAGTTGGGAAATGGTTGGCTATAGTCATATCCATCACTTTTATAGGTGCTGTGGCCGGGATTGACATCATAGCGTATTTTTACATATTCTAGTCGCAACCCTAGCTCGGCTTCCCATTTTTCATTCTCATAAATATAATTGCCGTAAAGCGCCGGTATAAATTCTTTATACTTGGCCCAACCTCCGGCATCGGTATCCAATACGGAGTTCTCTCCCGGTCTGAAGTCCATATTAGTGGGAATGCGCCTGTTGCGTAACTTGAAACCGGTTTCTATTCTCCCGTAGCGCAATGGCTTGGAATAATCGATATTAAGATCGAACACCTGTTCATCTGATAACAGTTTGAATGCATCGGTACCCCTTGATGCGGGCAAGTAATTGTGATAGAAATATTGCTCGTTTTCCCTGTGAAAAGTATAATTGAACCCGATATTGAGCAGGTGCCCGGCTTCCTTATACTTATGTTGGAAGGTCGTGGTAGCCATCGCTGTGGTTTTTAGCTCATCTTCCAAAAACTGCCAAAGGCGAAGCCGTTTTGACAAGTCTTCATTGAAAAATGGTTGATCGCCCCTGTCAATGATTTTCTCGCTGCCAAACATACCTGAAACGGTCAGCGTATTTTGACCGTCAATCAACCAATCAACACCGGTTCTGCCCGTGAAGAAGTTCGTATTCCTGTTGCGCTTTAGCTGTGATTTAATAATGGCGCCATCGTCATAGGTGCGGGTTACGAATTCGTTCTTGTTTAAGGTATGGGTATATAAATCATCGGCCTGGAAAAAAATATTCACTTTTTCTTTCCGGTAGTTAAGGGATAGCGAAGGATTGATCTTTGGCGTAGCTTTGTATTGTGGCCGTATTGAAGGCAAATTCGCTTTCCTGGTCCAAAGTGAGCCCAAGCCTGCCGTGATGCCAACCTTGCCGTTAAAGCCTTGCTGTTTGTTTTGATGCATGATAATGTTGATGATCCCGGCATTACCATTAGCATCATATTTCGATGAAGGGTTATTGATGATCTCTATTTTATCGATCGCGGAAGCCGGGATATTATCCAGCCCGGATTGACTGCCGAAGCCTGTTATAGCAGTCTGTTTACCATCGATCAGTACCGTCACTTTATCGTTACCGCGTAGCTGAACTTTCCCATCCTGCACGGTAACACCCGGTAAATTTTGTAAGCCTTGAAGAATTGAGCCTCCGCCCTGGCTAATATTATCTGCCATCTTGAAGGTTTTCTTATCCAATTTGATACCGGCCTTGCCAGCTTGGGCAATAACGGTGATACCATTGAGTTCTTTGGTTGCCCCTTCCAGTTCAATTGCCGGTATGTCCAGGAAGGGGGAAAGGCTGCCGATAAACAATGGCTGCACTTTCTTGGCGAAACCCATAAATGATACATCTAGAAGGTAATTTCCCGGTTTGATTCCATTGATGGAGAACCGCCCGTCTTCACCGGAGAGGGTACCGGTTACAAATGAGCTGTCCTTTTCATTTTTTACCACGACATTCACGTAAGGCATCGCGCTATGATCTTTTTTGTTTTTTATCATCCCTGAAACGGTGATCGACTTTACCTGCGCAAAACCGGTCCTGGTATAGAGACTACCTAATAATACGAGGAGTAACCATAATTTATTCATCTGCTATGCATTTACCTCCCGCAAAAAATTCCCCTGAAGATCAAAGATGATGTCTTTTCCACCTATTTCAGCCTCGTAAGTAATCATTCCTTTATGATCTGTAATCTTTGCAGCTTCCTTAATTTTTTGCTTTGCATAATTTTTCGCGAGGTATGCTTTTGCCTTTACCGGTAAGTTTTCGATCTTGATCTCTTCTTCTGTTTCCAATATATTCCCCGGTGTGCCTATCAGTACAGAATAGTTCTTTTTATTTAATTTAAAACTTGCTTCGTAATGTTCCTTTTCCTGTTCCCACTTAACCTGTTTTGCATTTGGGAATTTGCTTTTCAGCGCTGATTTTACAATGCTAGGAACATCTTTTCCGGGTAACTTTTGCGCATTTGTAATTCCTACGCAGAGAATGGCTAATAGCAGCAATAATAATTTTTTCATGATGGAGTGTTTTAATGGTACCATGCAATTTTCCGAAGTGATTTAGAATATATTTGGAACATCAAGCGGATTGCTTGGATGATGGATGTAATGAATGCGAGATAATAATCATAATCGCCATTAATACGATGCAAACTACGGACGCATTGAGCGTGCCCAGGTCCAGCCCCCCGGTGGATACCGGTTTGGTGAGCAGATCACCGAATGTTGCACCGAAAGGCCTTGTAAAAATGAAGGCGATCCAGAATAAAGCGATCGAGTTCAGCCGGGTAAAATAATGCAGCATCACTACAACCAATATAATGATCCCGGCTGCCAAAGATCCTTGCAAGTAGGAGAGCCCCAGGTTGTCGCTGAGGAAATCGCCAAAAGCTGTACCGAGGCTGTTAGAGATAAGTACTGCTGTCCAGAAATAGACTTCCTGGTTCCTTCGGTATATAGGGTATACTTCGAGGTTTCCGAATTTCCTGTGCCAAAGTACCAGGGTGATTACTAATAGGACCATTAAGAACAGGCTGCCCAATAGGTAACCGAAATGTAAGGTTCTGTCCATGAAGTCCGATATTTCTGTTCCTAGGGTTGTAGTGCCTATAATGACGAACCAATATTTTGCCGGGACGTATTCTTCGGATGATAGTTGTACGAAGAGTGCAACGATGAAGATGCTGAGCGTAATCATTATGCCTACTATATATCCACTGTGCAGGGTCATTGAAATGAAATCGCCCAGTGTTTCCCCCAGGGTCGTAGCCACGATTTTCATTAACCAGAATAGCAATGTGATCGGTGCTACCTTGTTTATCTGCTTCATAGCTTTTATTTACAAACCTATTTCGAGATTTAGAAGAAAATCTGAATGCAAGGGAGATTAATACAATACCCCGGGAATGTTAAGGTATTTTTAATATGAATAACACGGGATGATCGTTTAGCATATCAGCAGGTTTATTTCAGGGAATAACAGCGAAAATGTGAAACCCGTTTTCAAATGAATAGTTTACTTGCCAACCGTGAAAACGCGATATTTCCCTTACTATTGATAATCCCAAACCGCTGCCGTTACCATTCTTATCAAATGATAATCTCGTAAATCTTTTGAATAATAAATCCCGGTTAAGGGGGGATTCACCGCTGTTGATAAAATAAATTCCCTGCCCCGAGATACGCACTTTAACGCGGCCTCCCGGCTGGGTATAACGAACAGCATTCAGTAACAGGTTGTTTATTAAAATCTCGGTTAAGCTGCTGTTGCCCTTTAGCCTGATATTTTCGCTGGTGGACGTTTCAATGCTTAAATGCTTTTGTTCAAAATGTTCCTTTAAGCCATCTATGCATTGCAATACTAATGGGTCGAATACGATATTTTCTGAATTTATAAATTGATTGTTATCTATCTTGGCTAGCAACAACAAGTTTTTATTAATTCTAGCGCTCCTGATCAGCGCTTTGTTCATATCTTCCGCGATGTTATATTGTCTTTCAGTTAAATCATCGCTTTGCAGTAAAATATCAAGTTTGTTTTTTAATACGGCTAATGGCGTTTGCAATTCGTGGGAAGCATTTTCAGTAAATTCTTTCTGAGATTTATATGTCGCTACGCTGTGATCGATCAGCTTAGCCAGGGAAGCATTCAGCTCTTCAAATTCAAGGGTGCTTGTTTGCTCAAATTCAATATTTGCATGACTGTTTAGCTGGAATGTTTTCAACGTATCCAGGGTATTATGAAAAGGTTTCCAAACGGTACTGGAAAGTCTCCTCGTTAATAGCAGTAACCCGGTCACGATCAATAAGAATAGGAAAATTGTTACGGCGGCGATGACCGCGATCGTTTCCACGGATTCCTCGATGTTCGTTTCCACGGAAAATCTATATGGTTTCCCGTTAATGGCTATAGTTGTATTCAAGCAACGGAAGCGATCTATAATCTCGCTCTTGCTATATACTCTTTGTTTCTCCACGGTGTAAGTACTATCCCCTTTATTTTCCCCGGCCTGCAATTGCCTGATGCTTGTACCGGGCTGGATGCTGTTCCATAGTTCGATGCTTTTACCCAGCTTGTCTGCCGTAAGCTGGAGTTGCCCCAATCCGTATGCTGTCTTTTCGGCGATAATTTTATTATGTTCATCCAGTTCCGCTTTCCAAATCGCGTCAACAACTAGGTAGTAGATCGGTACACTTACTACCAACACGATTAGGACATATATCAAGAATGGCTTGGTAGCTTTGCTCAGTAATGGTTTCATGATATTAATTACTTTCCCATTTATACCCGGTGCCATACACGGTTTTCAAATACTGTGTACAGCCTGCTTCGTTAAGTTTCCGCTTCAGGTTTTTAACATGGGCATATACGAAATCAAAATTATCCAGCATATCCGCGAAATCTCCTGAAAGATGCTCTGCCAAGGTGCTTTTGGAAAGTACCCGGTTCTTGTTGCCGATGAATAATATGAGTAATCCAAATTCTTTTTTTGTAAGAGCAATGATTTGTCCATTAGAAGAAACCGTTTTAGCCAAAAGGTCAATTTCTAATTCATCTTGGCGAACAATATTGGAATTGTTAAACTGTTTCCTGCGGATGACAGAATAAATTCTTGCAGTCAGCTCCGGTAAATGGAAAGGTTTGGTGAGGTAATCATCCGCTCCTTCTTGCAGGCCTTTCACTTTATCATCGAGCGAATTTTTCGCGGAAATGATGATGACGCCATCTTGCTTATCATCGCGGTTTAATTGGTCTAAAATTTTTAATCCGTCACCATCCGGCAAAGTAATATCCAGGAGGATACAATCATAGTGATAAACATCGATCTTGGCAACTGCTTCTCTAAACGTGGAGGCCCGTTCACAGGTATAATTTTCCTTGCCCAAGTACTCCATGATGCTTTGCGCTAATTCCCGTTCATCTTCAATAAGCAGAATTTTCATGCTACGAACCTAAACCCCAAATTCGAAGGAAATTTGAATTAGTATTATTTATAATTAAATGTTTGATAATCAATTGTATAAATATGTATATTCTATATCTTTGTTTAACTATTCTACGGGCGTCCCCAATTCCCTCCTGGCGCCTTCCAGCCGGTATACTTCCCAGTAGCGGGCCTCTTTTTGATTACGCTGCTGCCAAATTCTTTTTACCAGCGTTATCTTTTCGAAGTCATTAACATATATGGCCTCCGGATCTTTATAGTTTTCCGAAGTATTGATATAATAAGCATTTTCCCCTTTCTTGATATTACCTTCCAACCGGTTTAACCAGGCGAACTTATGCAGGCTGTTGATTTTTCCGAGTCCTACGGTACGTATTTTAAGCGGGTAAGTTATATATAAATAATAATGACAGGCCGGGAACCATTTATCTATCACGACCGGATCGCCGGGCAACATGAGGCCGTTATCTATATCGAGCTGACGTATCTTCGAAAATTCATTTTTCATGTCTTTCCATCCGTACATATCCAAGGTAAAGTCACCGGCGCCAAACCGGGGCATCTGTTTACTGCCTATCGTACCGGGATAAAAATTGATGAGGGGCACAGAAAGTATGACCGCAACAATCATTAAGCTTGCCGAAGCATACATCCAGCGCTGTAATCGATATTTGCCCTTGTCAATATATGCATCTATAACAGAACCAGAAAGAAGCATAAGCGGAATAAATCCCGGTCCGCTCCAGTGCGGCAAGGTTGTTCTGAACAGGGAAATGAAACAGGTCGCGATAATTATGGGTAAGGCAAAACATTTTAGTGCGTTAGGTATTTTGTTTTTGGGAAATACCTGTTTGACTTTTCCGGCACAAAGGATATATATAATTATGTTGATCGGGTTGTTGTAGAATAATTGTCCCGATAGTGTTGTGATGAAGGAATTGAAGTTTACAAAAGCACGGTGTACCTGGATCCTTTCCCCCTGGAACTTGAACATAATAAAATCATTCCCGGTGTTCCAAAGCAGGATCGGGGAAATAATAAGCAGGTAAATTAACAGGGAAATATACAAATTTGGCTTTTTAAAATAGCTGCGGTCGCATAGTAAAAAGTACAAGCCCAACCCGGTGAAGAGGAAGGCGCCGTGTATCTTGCACATCGTAGCTAAGCCGGCGTAAAGGCCGAATAGTATAAAATACAACCTTTCTTTAGTGGGCGCGTTGCCAATTATTAGTTTGATCGCGGTATATATAGCCGCCAACCAAAATACCATTTGCGGTGAATCGGGCAAGATAAATAAACCCGCAATGATACCGCTGTAAAAGGATGCATTGTACAAAACCGCTGCAATAAACCCTGTACGGCTATTCTTAATGGAAGTTCCTATTAAGAAAATTAAGTAAGTGCTGACAGCCGCGCTGATAATAGCCGTTAACCGCAACGTGAAATCGTTCACGATATGCAGGTTGAACGTACACATCCTTATGAATAAACCAACCAGCGGTGGGTGATCGAAGTGATTCCAATCCGGTTGTACCGCGTATGTGAAATAATACGATTCGTCGTTTCCGAGTTGAAATGAAATGGAAAGAATACACCTAGCAACAAAAGATACTATGATAATATAATAAGTATAACGGGAATATTTAAAGCTATACATGTATAATATCGTTATTGATCAACAGTAATATTTGCATCCCAATTGTACTTGAAACTTCCCCGGCTATTTGCTGTAATATAAAATTAATAAGAATTATGTAAGCTTGAACGCTGGATAATACTTCGTATCTAAATTTTTATGGTTTCAAAGGTATTGTATTTACGCTTCCAGGATGTTATTTTGAATATATACTCAATGGCAATAAATGATATATATGCGGTACAAACGCCCACTGCGGATCCGAACCAAACATCTTCCAGGAAATGCTCCCCCAAATAAACCCTTGAGTATCCTGTTAGGCAAGCTGCTAAGAAAGCCGCCATAGCGATGTATGGATTCTTTCTATAGGCAAGCGACATGTACAATGCAATACAGAATGCGATAGCAGTGTGGCCGGAGGGAAATGAATATTTTTGATATAAAGTAATCCAACTTGCCGTCTGTACAACATTTTCTCCATAGCATGCTAGCGGGCGGAAATGGTCGAAGGCATGTTTTAACCAACTCACCAATAATGTATTCAATAAGGCGCTCGTTACAAGTCCTGCTAAGTATTTATATTTTTTTTGGTAAATAAATAGCAATGCAAGCGGAATGAGAATCGTTCCGTTACCAAGGAATGAAAATACGGAGAAGAAAATATCGCCCGCGAAACTTCTAAAATGGTTGATGGAAATAAATGCGAGCTCTTTACTGGCATTGAAGAAAATGAAGATCATACCGATATTCCAAAAGATGAAAAGCATGAAAAATGGATTCATTTTTCGCAACTTTACATATGCAGGCTTCGTTATGCCGGGCGTGCTAACTAGTTGTAGGTCCATAATTTGATGATTTGAAGAACTGGATTATATATTAACTAAATATTTTCCATATATTCAATCACATGATATGGACGTGAAAATAGAATGAATTATTATACATCAAAATACTTGGAAAAGACCTTAATGATTAAATAATCTAATAGAAACAATTATTTAACCACCGGGAAGGTTCAATGCGTTTCAACTTATTACCAGCATTCGATTTTTGTAACATTATTGCCTTTACTACATAAAATTTACAGCCTATGGATAAGAAAATAAGCCTGAAAGAAGCTATTTCAATCGGGATAGGCGGGATGGTGGGCGGTGGGATATTCGCTGTTCTTGGTTTGGCGGTTTCATTAGCAGAAGGCGCTACGCCGGTCGCATTTCTATTCGCGGGTAT includes the following:
- a CDS encoding ArnT family glycosyltransferase, encoding MYSFKYSRYTYYIIIVSFVARCILSISFQLGNDESYYFTYAVQPDWNHFDHPPLVGLFIRMCTFNLHIVNDFTLRLTAIISAAVSTYLIFLIGTSIKNSRTGFIAAVLYNASFYSGIIAGLFILPDSPQMVFWLAAIYTAIKLIIGNAPTKERLYFILFGLYAGLATMCKIHGAFLFTGLGLYFLLCDRSYFKKPNLYISLLIYLLIISPILLWNTGNDFIMFKFQGERIQVHRAFVNFNSFITTLSGQLFYNNPINIIIYILCAGKVKQVFPKNKIPNALKCFALPIIIATCFISLFRTTLPHWSGPGFIPLMLLSGSVIDAYIDKGKYRLQRWMYASASLMIVAVILSVPLINFYPGTIGSKQMPRFGAGDFTLDMYGWKDMKNEFSKIRQLDIDNGLMLPGDPVVIDKWFPACHYYLYITYPLKIRTVGLGKINSLHKFAWLNRLEGNIKKGENAYYINTSENYKDPEAIYVNDFEKITLVKRIWQQRNQKEARYWEVYRLEGARRELGTPVE
- a CDS encoding phosphatase PAP2 family protein; the encoded protein is MDLQLVSTPGITKPAYVKLRKMNPFFMLFIFWNIGMIFIFFNASKELAFISINHFRSFAGDIFFSVFSFLGNGTILIPLALLFIYQKKYKYLAGLVTSALLNTLLVSWLKHAFDHFRPLACYGENVVQTASWITLYQKYSFPSGHTAIAFCIALYMSLAYRKNPYIAMAAFLAACLTGYSRVYLGEHFLEDVWFGSAVGVCTAYISFIAIEYIFKITSWKRKYNTFETIKI